A part of Streptomyces sp. NBC_01210 genomic DNA contains:
- a CDS encoding MFS transporter: MSREQRGPNDKLGTVLALAGISNAGLARRVNDLGAQRGLTLRYDKTSVARWVSKGMVPQGAAPHLIAAAIGAKLGRPVPLHEIGLADADPAPEVGLAFPRDVGEAVKSATELYRLDLAGRRAGSGGIWQSLAGSFAVSAYATPASRWLITPADSSVERSVSVDTAEDTPARVGHSDVAKLREAAEDARRWDSKYGGGDWRSSMVPECLRVDAAPLLLGSYSDEVGRALFGAAAELTRLAGWMAFDTGQQEAAQRYYIQALRLARAAADVPLGGYVLASMSLQATYRGFADEGVDLAQAALERNRGLATARTMSFFRLVEARAHAKASDAVAAGGALKAAEGWLERSRAGDADPTWLGFYSYDRFAADAAECYRDLKAPRQVRRFTEQALSRPTEEFVRSHGLRLVVSAVAELESGNLDAACAAGTRAVEVAGRISSARTTEYVRDLLHRLEPYGDEPRVVELRERARPLLVAPA; the protein is encoded by the coding sequence ATGTCCAGGGAGCAACGCGGGCCGAACGACAAACTCGGCACCGTTCTCGCCCTCGCGGGAATCAGCAACGCCGGCCTGGCCCGGCGCGTCAACGACCTCGGCGCGCAGCGCGGTCTGACCCTTCGGTACGACAAGACATCCGTGGCGAGGTGGGTGTCGAAGGGCATGGTGCCGCAGGGCGCCGCACCCCATCTCATCGCTGCGGCCATCGGCGCCAAGCTCGGGCGTCCGGTGCCGCTGCACGAGATCGGTCTGGCGGACGCCGACCCGGCCCCCGAGGTCGGGCTCGCCTTCCCGCGCGATGTGGGCGAGGCGGTGAAATCAGCCACCGAGCTCTACCGCCTCGATCTGGCGGGCCGGCGGGCCGGCAGCGGCGGCATCTGGCAGTCGCTGGCCGGTTCCTTCGCAGTGAGCGCTTACGCGACGCCCGCGTCCCGCTGGCTGATAACGCCCGCCGACTCCTCGGTGGAGCGGTCCGTGTCGGTGGACACCGCGGAGGACACTCCCGCCCGCGTGGGCCACAGCGATGTGGCCAAACTCCGGGAGGCGGCGGAGGACGCGCGCCGCTGGGACTCCAAGTACGGCGGCGGGGACTGGCGTTCGTCGATGGTGCCGGAGTGTCTGCGGGTTGACGCGGCCCCGCTGCTCCTCGGCTCCTATTCGGACGAAGTGGGCAGGGCGCTGTTCGGTGCCGCCGCCGAGCTGACCCGGCTGGCCGGGTGGATGGCCTTCGACACCGGGCAGCAGGAGGCGGCGCAGCGGTACTACATCCAGGCGCTGCGACTGGCCCGCGCGGCCGCGGATGTTCCGTTAGGCGGCTATGTGCTGGCTTCGATGTCGCTGCAGGCGACGTACCGCGGATTCGCGGACGAGGGCGTGGATCTCGCGCAGGCGGCGCTCGAGCGCAATCGCGGCCTCGCCACCGCCCGCACGATGAGCTTCTTCCGGCTGGTGGAGGCGCGGGCGCACGCGAAGGCGAGCGACGCGGTGGCGGCCGGAGGCGCGCTGAAAGCGGCGGAGGGCTGGCTGGAGCGCTCACGGGCGGGCGATGCCGACCCGACGTGGCTGGGCTTCTACTCCTACGACCGGTTCGCCGCGGACGCTGCCGAGTGCTACCGCGATCTGAAGGCGCCGCGCCAGGTGCGTCGCTTCACGGAGCAGGCGCTGTCGCGGCCGACGGAGGAGTTCGTACGGTCGCACGGGCTGCGGCTCGTGGTGTCGGCGGTGGCCGAGCTGGAGTCCGGGAATCTGGACGCGGCGTGCGCGGCGGGCACGCGCGCGGTGGAGGTCGCGGGGCGGATCTCCTCGGCGCGGACCACGGAGTACGTACGGGATCTGCTGCACAGACTCGAACCGTACGGCGACGAGCCGCGGGTCGTGGAGCTGCGGGAAAGGGCCAGGCCACTGCTGGTCGCTCCGGCGTAG
- the lhgO gene encoding L-2-hydroxyglutarate oxidase produces MLVIGGGIVGLSTAYALTRAAPGTRVTVLEKEPGPARHQTGRNSGVIHSGIYYRPGSLKARFAVRGAAEMVKFCAEYGIEHKVTGKLIVATGRDELPRLHALVQRGRENGIPVRELGAAQITEYEPQARGLAAIHVGTTGVCDFGAVAAQLAAASDADIRYDEQVTAIDRRAWGVAVRTASGTVVRARVLVNCAGLQCDRVALLAGDEPGMRIVPFRGEYYELARPDLVRGLIYPVPDPAFPFLGVHLTRGIDGGVHVGPNAVPALAREGYSWSAVRPLELAGTLGWPGTWRIARRHWRYGAGELHRSLSKRAFATAVRRLLPAVTADDLRPAASGVRAQAVLRDGTLADDFLIREAPRTVHVLNAPSPAATASLPIGREVARRALTALADGRLARAGR; encoded by the coding sequence GTGCTGGTGATCGGCGGCGGGATCGTCGGCCTGTCGACGGCGTATGCGCTGACGCGCGCGGCTCCCGGGACCCGGGTGACGGTCCTGGAGAAGGAACCGGGCCCGGCCAGGCACCAGACCGGGCGGAACAGCGGAGTGATCCACAGCGGGATCTACTACCGGCCGGGGTCGCTGAAGGCACGGTTCGCGGTGCGCGGCGCGGCGGAGATGGTGAAGTTCTGCGCGGAGTACGGCATCGAGCACAAGGTCACCGGCAAGCTGATCGTCGCGACGGGGCGGGACGAGCTGCCACGGCTGCACGCCCTGGTCCAGCGCGGCCGTGAGAACGGCATTCCGGTACGAGAGCTGGGCGCGGCGCAGATCACGGAGTACGAGCCGCAGGCGCGCGGGCTCGCGGCGATCCATGTCGGGACGACGGGGGTGTGCGACTTCGGGGCGGTGGCGGCACAGCTCGCGGCGGCGTCCGACGCGGACATCCGGTACGACGAGCAGGTCACCGCCATTGACCGCCGCGCATGGGGCGTCGCTGTGCGCACGGCATCGGGGACAGTGGTCCGGGCGAGGGTGCTGGTGAACTGCGCGGGGCTGCAGTGCGACCGGGTCGCGCTGCTGGCGGGCGACGAACCGGGTATGCGGATCGTCCCCTTCCGGGGTGAGTACTACGAGCTGGCCCGCCCCGATCTCGTACGCGGACTGATCTACCCGGTGCCGGACCCGGCGTTCCCTTTCCTCGGGGTGCATCTGACGCGCGGCATCGACGGTGGCGTCCATGTCGGCCCGAACGCGGTCCCGGCGCTGGCCCGCGAGGGCTACAGCTGGTCGGCGGTCCGACCGCTGGAACTGGCGGGGACGCTCGGCTGGCCGGGGACATGGCGGATAGCCCGCAGGCACTGGCGGTACGGCGCGGGTGAACTGCACCGCTCGCTGTCGAAGCGCGCGTTCGCGACGGCGGTACGGCGGCTGCTGCCGGCGGTGACGGCGGACGATCTGCGCCCGGCCGCGTCGGGCGTACGGGCGCAGGCGGTCCTGCGGGACGGCACACTGGCCGACGACTTCCTGATCCGCGAGGCACCACGCACGGTGCATGTGCTGAACGCGCCGTCCCCGGCGGCGACGGCGTCCCTGCCCATCGGCAGAGAGGTCGCACGCAGGGCCCTGACGGCGTTGGCGGACGGCCGCTTGGCGCGTGCGGGGAGGTAA
- the trmB gene encoding tRNA (guanosine(46)-N7)-methyltransferase TrmB: MSELRNPTSDDAPRPPIRAKGEPRFPGGPAADPAGSHHERRIRSFQPRRSRVTVGQADALERLWPIWGMDIDGHRVLDLDEMFGGLPVVLEIGFGMGEATAQMAAEDPGTGILAVDVHTPGQGNLLGLAERNGLSNIRVANGDAIILLREMLAPRSLDGMRVYFPDPWPKKRHHKRRLIQPEFLGLAARCLKPGAVLHCATDWEPYAEQMLEVLSAHPDFENTQEDGGFAPRPSFRPLTRFEGQGLDKGHKVHDLLFRRRVGTTVPDA, translated from the coding sequence GTGTCTGAGCTCCGAAACCCCACTTCTGACGACGCCCCCCGGCCCCCCATACGTGCCAAGGGCGAGCCCCGCTTTCCCGGTGGGCCCGCTGCCGATCCCGCCGGGTCGCATCATGAGCGGCGCATTCGCAGTTTCCAGCCACGCCGCAGCCGCGTGACCGTCGGGCAGGCCGATGCCCTGGAGCGGCTGTGGCCGATCTGGGGCATGGACATCGACGGGCACCGCGTCCTCGACCTCGACGAGATGTTCGGCGGACTGCCCGTCGTCCTCGAGATCGGGTTCGGGATGGGCGAGGCCACCGCGCAGATGGCCGCCGAGGACCCCGGCACCGGGATTCTCGCCGTCGACGTGCACACTCCCGGGCAGGGGAATCTGCTCGGTCTCGCGGAGCGGAACGGACTGTCCAACATCCGGGTCGCCAACGGTGACGCGATCATCCTGCTCAGAGAGATGCTCGCGCCCCGTTCGCTCGACGGGATGCGCGTCTACTTCCCCGACCCCTGGCCGAAGAAGCGCCACCACAAGCGGCGGCTGATCCAGCCCGAATTCCTCGGCCTCGCCGCGCGGTGCCTGAAGCCCGGCGCGGTCCTCCACTGCGCGACCGACTGGGAGCCGTACGCCGAGCAGATGCTCGAGGTGCTCTCCGCGCACCCGGACTTCGAGAACACCCAGGAGGACGGCGGCTTCGCCCCCCGCCCCTCGTTCCGCCCGCTCACCCGATTCGAGGGGCAGGGCCTGGACAAGGGCCACAAGGTGCACGACCTGCTGTTCCGCCGACGGGTGGGCACCACCGTCCCGGACGCGTAA
- a CDS encoding PrsW family intramembrane metalloprotease, translating to MSESSPQHLPPHPAVPAFDQQPLFDAVPERSRWRYKPRRVSRLWHSKAVRAGVLITFLALSGLVILSLVRDQTGTQGFLVGLGLATLPVPLLMAAFRWLDRVEPGPWKNLLFAFAWGAFAAALVAIIANSFATRWIATATADPASADTLGATVIAPIVEESAKAAAILLIFIFRRRDFTGIVDGVVVAGFTATGFAFTENILYLGNAFGEDQEIGTSGLTSMTAATFFVRVVMSPFAHPLFTVLTGIGFGIAALAAQRQKIRRVALPLLGLVLAMGVHALWNGASSLFGPLGFYGVYGAFMVPAFGLLTWLAIWTRQRELRTISAELPAYAAAGWLAGDEPRALSSMRARTMARDFARRTYGPAAAHAVSEYETFATSLAFLRHRAHRDAAGPDFVEREQELLHHLWQRKEVAAPALTYAARATGRVWVPPPYRDYGGYNPYRS from the coding sequence GTGTCCGAGTCGTCCCCGCAGCACCTCCCACCGCATCCGGCGGTCCCGGCGTTCGATCAGCAGCCGCTGTTCGACGCCGTGCCGGAGCGTTCCCGGTGGCGCTACAAACCGCGTCGAGTCTCCCGGCTCTGGCACAGCAAGGCGGTCCGGGCCGGAGTGCTGATCACGTTCCTCGCCCTCTCCGGCCTGGTGATCCTCTCCCTCGTACGTGACCAGACGGGCACCCAGGGCTTCCTGGTCGGCCTGGGTCTCGCGACGCTGCCCGTCCCGCTCCTGATGGCGGCCTTCCGCTGGCTGGACCGCGTCGAGCCGGGCCCCTGGAAGAATCTGCTCTTCGCCTTCGCGTGGGGCGCCTTCGCCGCCGCCCTCGTCGCGATCATCGCGAACTCCTTCGCCACCCGCTGGATAGCCACCGCCACCGCGGATCCGGCGAGCGCCGACACCCTCGGCGCGACGGTGATAGCCCCGATCGTCGAGGAGAGCGCGAAGGCCGCCGCGATCCTGCTCATCTTCATCTTCCGCAGACGGGACTTCACCGGAATCGTCGACGGCGTCGTCGTGGCCGGCTTCACCGCGACCGGCTTCGCCTTCACCGAGAACATCCTCTATCTGGGCAACGCCTTCGGCGAGGACCAGGAGATAGGCACCTCGGGCCTCACCTCGATGACCGCGGCGACCTTCTTCGTACGCGTCGTGATGTCGCCGTTCGCACATCCGCTCTTCACGGTCCTGACGGGTATCGGCTTCGGGATCGCCGCGCTCGCCGCACAGCGCCAGAAGATCCGCCGCGTCGCACTGCCGCTGCTCGGTCTCGTCCTCGCCATGGGCGTGCACGCCCTGTGGAACGGCGCGTCGTCGCTGTTCGGCCCGCTGGGCTTCTACGGCGTGTACGGGGCGTTCATGGTGCCGGCCTTCGGCCTGCTGACCTGGCTGGCGATCTGGACGCGGCAGCGCGAGCTGCGCACGATATCCGCCGAGCTGCCCGCGTACGCCGCGGCCGGCTGGCTCGCGGGGGACGAACCGCGCGCGCTCTCCTCGATGCGGGCACGCACGATGGCGCGCGACTTCGCGCGGCGGACGTACGGTCCGGCCGCGGCGCACGCCGTATCGGAGTACGAGACGTTCGCGACCTCCCTGGCCTTTCTGCGCCACCGGGCCCATCGCGACGCGGCGGGCCCTGACTTCGTGGAGCGCGAGCAGGAGCTGCTGCACCACCTGTGGCAGCGCAAGGAGGTGGCCGCGCCCGCGCTGACCTACGCGGCACGGGCGACGGGCCGGGTGTGGGTGCCACCGCCGTACCGCGACTACGGCGGCTACAACCCGTACCGCTCGTAG